Proteins from one Ranitomeya variabilis isolate aRanVar5 chromosome 1, aRanVar5.hap1, whole genome shotgun sequence genomic window:
- the SMIM15 gene encoding small integral membrane protein 15 — translation MIDIKAWAEYIVEWAAKDPYGFLTTVILALTPLFLASAVLSWKLAKMIEAKEREQKKKQKRQENIAKAKRTKKD, via the coding sequence ATGATTGACATAAAGGCCTGGGCTGAGTACATCGTAGAATGGGCAGCCAAAGACCCATATGGCTTTCTAACGACTGTGATCCTGGCCCTCACCCCGCTGTTCCTAGCGAGTGCAGTACTCTCATGGAAACTGGCAAAAATGATTGAGGCCAAAGAACGAGAACAGAAAAAGAAGCAGAAACGTCAGGAAAACATTGCAAAAGCCAAGAGGACAAAGAAGGACTGA